Proteins co-encoded in one Pseudomonas beijingensis genomic window:
- the rhlB gene encoding ATP-dependent RNA helicase RhlB: protein MTVLKALKKMFGKSEAEQLAPGSPAPTHGPSRTDAQQPRRAAPVAQAKQEPVAQPVTPPEPETPRNEAPRPRRERAPKPPVVAWKLEDFAVEPQEGKTRFHDFKLAPELMHAIQDLGFPYCTPIQAQVLGYTLAGKDAIGRAQTGTGKTAAFLISIITQLLQTPPPKERYMGEPRALIIAPTRELVVQIAKDAADLTKYTGLNVMTFVGGMDFDKQLKHLEARHCDILVATPGRLLDFNQRGDVHLDMVEVMVLDEADRMLDMGFIPQVRQIIRQTPPKSERQTLLFSATFTEDVMNLAKQWTTDPAIVEIEAENVASENVEQHIYAVAGADKYKLLYNLVNDNGWERVMVFANRKDEVRRIEERLVRDGVNAAQLSGDVPQHKRIKTLEGFREGKIRVLVATDVAGRGIHIDGISHVINFTLPEVPDDYVHRIGRTGRAGAAGVSISFAGEDDSYQLPSIEALLGRKISCEMPPTHLLRPVERKRP from the coding sequence ATGACCGTGCTCAAAGCACTCAAGAAGATGTTCGGTAAAAGCGAGGCCGAGCAACTCGCGCCTGGCTCCCCTGCGCCGACCCACGGCCCGAGCCGTACCGATGCGCAACAACCGCGCCGGGCGGCCCCCGTTGCACAGGCGAAACAAGAACCCGTCGCCCAGCCTGTTACGCCCCCCGAGCCCGAGACACCACGCAACGAAGCCCCCCGGCCGCGCCGCGAACGCGCACCGAAACCGCCGGTCGTCGCCTGGAAACTCGAGGACTTCGCCGTAGAACCCCAGGAAGGCAAGACGCGCTTCCACGACTTCAAGCTCGCCCCGGAACTGATGCATGCCATCCAGGACCTGGGTTTCCCGTATTGCACGCCGATCCAGGCGCAGGTGTTGGGCTACACCCTCGCCGGCAAAGACGCCATCGGTCGCGCCCAGACCGGCACCGGCAAGACCGCCGCGTTCCTGATCTCCATCATCACCCAATTGCTGCAGACCCCACCGCCCAAGGAACGCTACATGGGCGAACCGCGGGCGCTGATCATCGCGCCGACCCGCGAGCTGGTGGTGCAGATCGCCAAGGACGCCGCCGACCTGACCAAGTACACCGGCCTGAATGTCATGACGTTCGTGGGTGGCATGGATTTCGACAAGCAGCTCAAGCACCTCGAAGCCCGCCATTGCGACATCCTGGTCGCCACGCCGGGCCGCCTGCTGGACTTCAACCAGCGCGGCGACGTGCACTTGGATATGGTCGAAGTGATGGTGCTGGACGAAGCCGACCGCATGCTCGACATGGGCTTCATTCCGCAAGTGCGCCAGATCATTCGCCAGACCCCACCGAAAAGCGAACGCCAGACCCTGCTGTTCTCCGCCACCTTCACCGAAGACGTGATGAACCTGGCGAAGCAGTGGACCACCGACCCGGCCATCGTCGAGATCGAAGCCGAGAACGTCGCCAGCGAAAACGTCGAGCAACACATCTACGCAGTCGCCGGTGCCGACAAATACAAGCTGCTCTACAACCTGGTCAACGACAACGGTTGGGAGCGCGTGATGGTGTTCGCCAACCGCAAGGACGAAGTGCGGCGCATCGAAGAACGCCTGGTGCGCGATGGCGTCAACGCCGCCCAGCTTTCGGGCGACGTGCCCCAGCACAAGCGCATCAAGACCCTCGAAGGTTTCCGCGAGGGCAAGATCCGCGTGCTGGTTGCCACCGACGTGGCCGGTCGTGGTATCCACATCGACGGCATCAGCCACGTGATCAACTTCACCCTGCCGGAAGTCCCGGACGACTACGTGCACCGTATCGGCCGTACGGGTCGTGCCGGGGCCGCTGGGGTTTCGATCAGCTTCGCCGGTGAAGATGACTCCTACCAGCTGCCGTCGATCGAGGCGTTGCTGGGTCGCAAGATCAGTTGTGAAATGCCTCCGACCCACCTGTTGCGACCGGTCGAGCGCAAGCGCCCTTAA
- a CDS encoding alpha/beta hydrolase: MTDPLILEPSGTVDACVIWLHGLGADRYDFMPVAEILQRTLTQTRFVLPQAPTQPVTINGGYEMPSWYDIRALSPARAIDEQQLEASAQRVIGLIETQRASGIDASRIFLAGFSQGGAVVYHTAFVKWQGPLGGVIALSTYAPTFSDELQLSASQQRIPVLALHGQYDEVVLNPMGRTAKEYLKQHGVTVTWQEYPMGHEVLPEEIQDIGTWLAERLR; encoded by the coding sequence ATGACCGACCCCTTGATTCTCGAGCCCAGCGGCACTGTTGATGCGTGCGTTATCTGGCTCCACGGCCTGGGTGCAGATCGTTATGATTTCATGCCGGTCGCCGAAATATTGCAGCGAACGTTGACCCAGACCCGTTTCGTTCTACCCCAGGCCCCCACCCAGCCAGTAACGATCAACGGCGGCTATGAGATGCCCAGTTGGTACGACATCCGTGCCTTGAGCCCGGCGCGGGCCATTGACGAGCAGCAACTCGAAGCCTCGGCGCAACGGGTCATTGGCCTGATCGAAACCCAGCGAGCCAGCGGAATAGACGCCTCGCGGATTTTCCTCGCCGGTTTCTCCCAAGGTGGCGCGGTGGTCTATCACACTGCCTTCGTGAAATGGCAGGGGCCACTGGGCGGCGTGATCGCGCTGTCTACTTATGCACCGACGTTCAGCGATGAACTGCAACTGTCGGCCAGCCAGCAACGCATTCCGGTGCTGGCGCTGCACGGCCAATACGACGAAGTGGTACTCAATCCCATGGGCCGGACCGCAAAAGAGTATTTAAAGCAGCATGGTGTCACCGTGACATGGCAGGAATACCCAATGGGCCACGAAGTGTTACCCGAGGAGATTCAAGACATCGGCACCTGGCTGGCCGAACGGTTGCGCTAA
- a CDS encoding amino acid ABC transporter substrate-binding protein, which produces MKLLKSTLAVVTAAAVLGVSGFAQAGATLDAVQKKGFVQCGVSDGLPGFSVPDSTGKIQGIDADFCRAVAAAVFGDATKVKFSQLNAKERFTALQSGEIDILSRNTTMTSSRDAGMGLVFPGFITYYDGIGFLVNNKLGVKSAKELDGATICIQAGTTTELNVSDYFRGNGLKYTPITFDTSDESAKSLESGRCDVLTSDKSQLFAQRSKLASPKDYVVLPETISKEPLGPVVRNGDEEWSKIVRWTGYAMLNTEEAGITSKNVEAEAKSTKNPDVARMLGADGEYGKDLKLPKDWVVQIVKQVGNYGEVFERNLGKGTPLEIDRGLNALWNAGGIQYAPPVR; this is translated from the coding sequence ATGAAGTTACTGAAATCCACCCTGGCAGTCGTGACTGCAGCAGCAGTACTCGGCGTCAGTGGGTTCGCTCAGGCGGGTGCAACCCTGGATGCCGTACAGAAGAAAGGTTTTGTGCAGTGTGGTGTGAGTGATGGCCTGCCGGGTTTCTCGGTGCCTGATTCCACCGGCAAGATTCAGGGTATCGACGCCGACTTCTGTCGCGCCGTGGCCGCTGCCGTATTCGGCGATGCGACCAAGGTCAAATTCAGCCAATTGAATGCCAAGGAGCGTTTCACCGCGCTGCAGTCCGGCGAAATCGACATCCTGTCACGCAACACCACCATGACCAGCTCCCGTGATGCCGGCATGGGCTTGGTGTTCCCAGGCTTCATTACCTACTACGACGGCATCGGCTTCCTGGTCAACAACAAGTTGGGCGTCAAAAGCGCCAAGGAACTGGACGGCGCAACCATCTGCATCCAGGCCGGTACCACCACCGAACTGAACGTCTCCGACTACTTCCGCGGCAATGGCCTGAAGTACACCCCCATCACTTTCGACACTTCCGATGAAAGCGCCAAGTCGCTGGAATCCGGTCGCTGCGATGTGCTGACCTCCGACAAGTCCCAGCTGTTCGCCCAGCGCAGCAAGCTGGCTTCGCCGAAGGACTACGTGGTTCTGCCAGAAACCATTTCCAAGGAGCCACTGGGCCCGGTCGTGCGTAATGGCGACGAAGAGTGGTCGAAAATAGTGCGCTGGACTGGCTATGCCATGCTCAATACTGAAGAAGCCGGCATCACTTCGAAAAACGTCGAAGCCGAAGCCAAGTCCACCAAGAACCCGGACGTCGCCCGTATGCTCGGCGCTGACGGTGAATACGGCAAGGACCTGAAGCTGCCGAAAGACTGGGTCGTGCAGATCGTCAAGCAAGTCGGCAACTACGGTGAAGTGTTCGAGCGCAACCTCGGCAAGGGTACTCCGCTGGAAATCGATCGCGGGCTGAACGCTCTGTGGAACGCTGGCGGCATTCAATACGCACCACCAGTGCGCTGA
- a CDS encoding amino acid ABC transporter permease produces the protein MQNSIGAPKQRLSLSDPRVRAWVFQIVTIVAVISLGWFLFDNTQTNLEHRGITSGFSFLERSAGFGIAQTLIDYTEADSYARVFVIGLLNTLLVTFIGVILATILGFIVGVARLSKNWIIAKVATVYVEVFRNIPPLLQILFWYFAVFLTMPGPRNSHNFGDTFFVSSRGLNMPAALVAEGFWPFVASVVLAIVAIVLMTRWANKRFEATGEPFHKFWVGLALFLVIPALCTLIFGAPVHWEMPELKGFNFVGGWVLIPELLALTLALTVYTAAFIAEIVRSGIKSVSHGQTEAAHSLGLRNGPTLRKVIIPQALRVIIPPLTSQYLNLAKNSSLAAGIGYPEMVSLFAGTVLNQTGQAIEVIAITMSVYLAISISISLLMNWYNKRIALIER, from the coding sequence ATGCAAAATTCAATCGGCGCACCTAAGCAGAGGCTCAGCCTCAGCGATCCACGAGTGCGTGCGTGGGTATTTCAGATCGTCACCATCGTGGCGGTTATTTCGTTGGGCTGGTTTCTGTTCGATAACACGCAGACCAACCTCGAGCACCGGGGCATCACTTCCGGTTTCAGCTTCCTGGAGCGCAGTGCCGGTTTTGGCATCGCTCAAACCCTGATCGACTACACCGAAGCGGACAGCTATGCCCGCGTCTTTGTCATCGGGTTGCTCAACACACTGCTGGTGACGTTCATCGGCGTGATCCTGGCAACGATCCTCGGTTTCATCGTCGGCGTGGCCCGACTGTCGAAAAACTGGATCATCGCCAAAGTAGCGACGGTGTATGTGGAAGTTTTCCGCAACATCCCGCCGCTGCTACAGATCCTGTTCTGGTATTTCGCGGTGTTCCTGACCATGCCGGGGCCGCGCAACAGCCATAACTTCGGCGACACCTTCTTTGTCAGCAGCCGCGGCCTCAACATGCCGGCGGCGCTGGTGGCGGAAGGGTTCTGGCCGTTCGTGGCCAGTGTCGTGCTGGCGATTGTCGCCATCGTGCTGATGACCCGCTGGGCCAACAAGCGCTTCGAAGCGACCGGCGAGCCGTTCCATAAGTTCTGGGTGGGCCTGGCGCTATTCCTGGTAATCCCAGCGTTGTGCACGCTGATCTTCGGTGCTCCCGTGCATTGGGAAATGCCGGAGCTCAAGGGTTTCAACTTCGTCGGTGGCTGGGTACTGATTCCGGAATTGCTGGCCTTGACCCTGGCGCTGACGGTGTATACCGCGGCGTTCATCGCCGAGATCGTGCGTTCGGGCATCAAGTCGGTCAGCCATGGCCAGACCGAGGCGGCTCACTCGCTGGGTCTGCGCAACGGTCCGACCCTGCGCAAGGTGATCATCCCGCAAGCCCTGCGCGTGATCATTCCGCCGTTGACCAGCCAATACCTGAACCTGGCGAAGAACTCCTCCCTGGCAGCCGGTATCGGTTACCCGGAAATGGTTTCGCTGTTTGCCGGCACGGTGTTGAACCAGACCGGCCAGGCCATCGAGGTGATCGCGATCACCATGAGTGTGTACCTGGCGATCAGTATCAGCATTTCCTTGCTGATGAACTGGTACAACAAGCGCATTGCGCTGATCGAGCGGTGA
- a CDS encoding amino acid ABC transporter permease produces the protein MTSHTFKPDMPPPSKVFGPMAWMRANMFSSWLNTLLTLFAFYLIYLVVPPILSWAILDANWVGTTQADCTKEGACWVFIQQRFGQFMYGYYPTDLRWRVDLTVWLAVLGVAPLFISRFPRKAIYGLSFLVLYPIIAWCLLHGGVFGLATVATSQWGGLMLTLVIATVGIAGALPLGIVLALGRRSNMPAIRVVCVTFIEFWRGVPLITVLFMSSVMLPLFLPEGMNFDKLLRALIGVILFQSAYVAEVVRGGLQAIPKGQYEAAAAMGLGYWRSMGLVILPQALKMVIPGIVNTFIALFKDTSLVIIIGLFDLLNSVKQAAADPKWLGMATEGYVFAALVFWIFCFGMSRYSMHLERKLDTGHKR, from the coding sequence ATGACATCCCATACTTTCAAACCTGATATGCCGCCGCCGAGCAAAGTGTTCGGGCCGATGGCATGGATGCGCGCGAACATGTTCTCCAGCTGGCTCAATACGCTGCTGACGCTGTTCGCGTTCTACCTGATTTACCTCGTGGTCCCGCCGATCCTCAGTTGGGCTATCCTCGATGCCAATTGGGTCGGCACCACCCAGGCCGACTGCACCAAGGAAGGCGCCTGCTGGGTGTTCATCCAGCAGCGTTTCGGCCAGTTCATGTACGGCTATTACCCGACGGATCTGCGCTGGCGCGTAGATCTGACCGTGTGGCTGGCCGTGCTCGGTGTCGCGCCGCTGTTCATCTCGCGCTTCCCGCGCAAGGCGATCTACGGCCTGAGCTTCCTGGTGCTGTACCCGATCATTGCCTGGTGCCTGTTGCACGGTGGGGTGTTCGGTCTGGCCACGGTGGCAACCAGCCAATGGGGCGGCCTGATGCTGACCCTGGTGATCGCCACTGTCGGTATCGCCGGCGCGTTGCCACTGGGCATCGTCCTGGCCCTGGGCCGGCGCTCGAACATGCCGGCGATTCGCGTGGTCTGCGTGACCTTCATCGAGTTCTGGCGCGGTGTGCCGTTGATCACGGTGCTGTTCATGTCGTCGGTGATGCTGCCGCTGTTCCTGCCCGAAGGCATGAATTTCGACAAGCTGCTGCGGGCATTGATCGGGGTGATCCTGTTCCAGTCGGCCTACGTGGCCGAAGTGGTGCGCGGCGGCCTGCAAGCCATTCCCAAGGGCCAGTACGAAGCGGCCGCGGCGATGGGCCTGGGGTACTGGCGCAGCATGGGCCTGGTGATTCTGCCGCAAGCCTTGAAGATGGTCATCCCGGGTATCGTCAACACCTTCATTGCGTTGTTCAAGGACACGAGCCTGGTGATCATCATTGGCTTGTTCGACCTGCTCAACAGTGTGAAACAAGCTGCCGCCGACCCGAAATGGCTGGGCATGGCCACTGAAGGCTATGTGTTCGCCGCCCTGGTGTTCTGGATTTTCTGTTTTGGTATGTCCCGCTATTCCATGCATTTGGAACGCAAGCTGGACACTGGCCACAAGCGTTAG
- a CDS encoding amino acid ABC transporter ATP-binding protein, with protein MSEAIKQPVSPEGIIQMQGVNKWYGQFHVLKDINLNVKQGERIVLCGPSGSGKSTTIRCLNRLEEHQQGRIVVDGVELTNDLKQIEAIRREVGMVFQHFNLFPHLTILQNCTLAPMWVRKMPKRKAEEIAMHYLERVRIPEQAHKYPGQLSGGQQQRVAIARALCMKPKIMLFDEPTSALDPEMVKEVLDTMIGLAEDGMTMLCVTHEMGFARTVANRVIFMDKGEIVEQAAPNDFFDNPQNDRTKLFLSQILH; from the coding sequence ATGAGTGAAGCGATCAAACAGCCTGTGAGCCCTGAAGGCATTATTCAGATGCAGGGCGTCAACAAGTGGTACGGCCAGTTCCACGTGTTGAAAGACATCAACCTGAACGTCAAGCAGGGCGAGCGTATCGTGCTGTGCGGCCCTTCGGGCTCCGGCAAGTCCACCACCATCCGCTGCCTCAACCGTCTGGAAGAGCACCAGCAGGGTCGCATCGTGGTCGACGGCGTGGAACTGACCAACGACCTCAAGCAGATCGAAGCGATCCGCCGTGAAGTCGGCATGGTGTTCCAGCATTTCAACCTGTTCCCGCACCTGACCATCCTGCAGAACTGCACCCTGGCGCCGATGTGGGTACGCAAGATGCCCAAGCGCAAGGCCGAGGAAATCGCCATGCACTACCTGGAGCGCGTACGCATTCCAGAGCAGGCGCACAAATACCCGGGCCAGCTCTCCGGCGGTCAGCAACAGCGTGTGGCCATCGCCCGTGCCCTGTGCATGAAACCGAAAATCATGCTGTTCGACGAGCCGACTTCGGCCCTCGACCCGGAAATGGTGAAAGAGGTACTGGACACCATGATCGGCCTGGCCGAAGACGGCATGACCATGCTCTGCGTGACCCACGAAATGGGCTTCGCCCGCACCGTGGCCAACCGCGTGATCTTCATGGACAAGGGGGAAATCGTCGAACAGGCCGCGCCGAACGACTTCTTCGACAACCCGCAGAACGACCGCACCAAGCTGTTCCTGAGCCAGATCCTGCATTGA
- a CDS encoding type II TA system antitoxin MqsA family protein — translation MKAQQCFSCGAPQGMSHFEGRAETLCVKGLERRIDDLSGWECQMCGEVELDPGCSDRHTNAGDELVIAARKMIGEEMKRIRRKLHLSQKEAVALLSGGGHNAFSRYERGEVLPPKALMLLMRLLDRYPHLLADAQALAEGADLRGFKTTVHKEHETLTAS, via the coding sequence ATGAAAGCTCAACAGTGCTTCAGCTGTGGCGCTCCGCAGGGCATGTCGCATTTCGAAGGCCGCGCAGAAACCCTGTGCGTCAAGGGACTGGAACGTCGGATCGATGACTTGTCTGGCTGGGAATGCCAAATGTGCGGCGAGGTCGAACTCGACCCCGGTTGTTCGGATCGTCACACGAACGCAGGGGATGAACTGGTCATCGCCGCCAGGAAGATGATTGGCGAAGAAATGAAACGCATCCGTCGCAAACTGCATCTATCCCAAAAAGAAGCGGTGGCGCTGTTGTCAGGTGGCGGGCACAACGCGTTTTCCCGCTATGAGCGCGGTGAGGTATTGCCACCAAAAGCGTTGATGCTGCTGATGCGCCTGCTTGATCGCTACCCGCATTTGCTTGCAGATGCGCAAGCCCTGGCTGAAGGCGCGGACTTGAGAGGATTCAAGACGACGGTGCACAAGGAGCACGAAACCCTCACGGCTTCCTGA
- a CDS encoding type II toxin-antitoxin system MqsR family toxin, with translation MNKSTPHYDLGVIKADIKRLGGKAFTTTATKTAGTLGLTVSDMLEVACGLQRQQFYKSVTTYDDHRVWHDVYHTHSQGLEIYIKVTYRPSGGPPVISFKEKTP, from the coding sequence ATGAACAAGAGCACACCCCATTACGACCTGGGCGTGATCAAGGCGGATATCAAGCGGCTGGGAGGAAAGGCATTCACCACCACCGCGACAAAAACCGCCGGGACGCTGGGCTTGACAGTTTCGGACATGTTGGAGGTTGCGTGTGGACTTCAGCGCCAGCAGTTCTACAAGTCCGTAACGACCTACGACGACCATCGGGTCTGGCACGACGTCTACCACACCCACTCACAGGGTCTGGAAATTTACATCAAGGTGACCTACCGCCCAAGCGGAGGCCCACCGGTGATCTCATTCAAGGAGAAAACCCCATGA